From the genome of Phreatobacter cathodiphilus, one region includes:
- the radC gene encoding RadC family protein, with protein sequence MAIDSTAPAADDPQGFSEAPHFHGHRERLRNRFREAGADALADYELLELVLFRAIPRRDVKPLAKALLKRFGSFADVVAAPEVRLSEVEGVTATVTTELKLVHAAALRMGRAEIARRPVLSSWTALIDYCRTAMAFSEREQFRVLYLDRKNALLADEVQGEGTVDHTPVYPREVVKRALELSSTAVILVHNHPSGDPTPSRPDILMTQQIVDIARPLGIAVHDHIIVGRDGHASFRALKLIA encoded by the coding sequence ATGGCCATCGACAGCACCGCGCCTGCGGCCGACGACCCTCAGGGATTTTCCGAGGCGCCGCATTTCCACGGCCATCGCGAACGCCTGCGCAACCGGTTCCGCGAGGCCGGGGCCGACGCCCTGGCGGATTACGAGCTCCTGGAACTCGTGCTGTTCCGCGCCATTCCGCGGCGCGACGTGAAGCCCCTCGCCAAGGCGCTCCTCAAGCGGTTCGGCTCCTTCGCCGACGTCGTGGCGGCGCCCGAAGTGCGTCTGTCGGAGGTGGAGGGCGTGACCGCGACGGTGACGACGGAGCTGAAACTCGTCCATGCGGCCGCGCTGCGCATGGGGCGGGCCGAGATCGCCCGCCGGCCCGTCCTCTCGTCCTGGACGGCCCTGATCGATTATTGCCGCACGGCCATGGCCTTCTCCGAGCGCGAGCAGTTCCGCGTGCTCTATCTCGACCGCAAGAACGCGCTGCTGGCCGACGAGGTGCAGGGCGAAGGGACGGTCGATCACACGCCGGTCTATCCGCGCGAGGTGGTGAAACGGGCGCTGGAACTGTCCTCGACGGCGGTCATCCTCGTGCACAATCATCCCTCGGGCGATCCGACGCCGTCGCGACCCGACATCCTCATGACCCAGCAGATCGTCGACATCGCCCGTCCCCTGGGGATCGCCGTGCACGACCACATCATCGTCGGGCGGGACGGCCATGCGAGTTTCCGGGCGCTGAAACTGATTGCGTGA
- a CDS encoding MDR family oxidoreductase produces the protein MGTFRAVVVTKTETGTQAELTRFDEADLMEGDVTVRVSHSTLNYKDGLALTGKAPVVRRFPMIPGIDFAGIVESSSHADFKPGDAVILNGWGTGETHLGAYAEKTRVKGDWLVPLPAGLTAAEAMAVGTAGYTAMLCVMALERHGITPERGPLVVTGAAGGVGSVATALLARRGYHVVASTGRPQEADYLKSLGAAEIIDRAELSGPGRALGKERWAGGIDSVGSHTLANVLSMTRYGGAVAACGLAQGMDLPTTVAPFILRGVSLLGVDSVMAPKALRLEAWSRLAAELDRESLARLTSTIPLEGVIEAGSAILEGRIRGRVVVTID, from the coding sequence ATGGGTACGTTCAGGGCGGTCGTCGTCACCAAGACCGAAACCGGCACACAGGCGGAACTGACCCGCTTCGACGAGGCCGACCTGATGGAGGGCGACGTGACGGTGCGGGTCTCGCATTCCACGCTGAACTACAAGGACGGCCTGGCGCTGACCGGCAAGGCGCCCGTCGTGCGCCGTTTCCCGATGATCCCCGGCATCGACTTCGCCGGCATCGTCGAATCCTCCTCCCATGCCGATTTCAAGCCCGGCGACGCGGTCATCCTCAACGGCTGGGGCACGGGCGAGACCCATCTCGGCGCCTATGCCGAGAAGACCCGGGTCAAGGGTGACTGGCTGGTGCCGCTGCCCGCCGGCCTCACCGCCGCCGAGGCCATGGCCGTCGGCACCGCCGGTTATACCGCCATGCTCTGCGTCATGGCCCTCGAACGCCACGGCATCACCCCGGAGCGCGGCCCCCTGGTGGTCACCGGCGCCGCCGGCGGCGTCGGCTCCGTCGCCACCGCCCTTCTCGCCCGCCGCGGCTACCATGTCGTCGCCTCCACCGGCCGCCCGCAGGAGGCGGACTACCTGAAGTCGCTCGGCGCCGCCGAGATCATCGACCGCGCCGAGCTCTCCGGCCCCGGCCGGGCTCTCGGCAAGGAGCGCTGGGCCGGCGGCATCGACTCGGTCGGCTCGCACACTCTCGCCAACGTCCTGTCGATGACACGCTACGGCGGTGCGGTGGCCGCCTGCGGCCTCGCCCAGGGCATGGACCTGCCGACCACCGTCGCGCCCTTCATCCTGCGCGGCGTCTCTCTGCTGGGCGTCGATTCGGTGATGGCGCCGAAGGCTCTGCGGCTCGAGGCCTGGTCGCGGCTCGCCGCCGAACTCGACCGCGAGAGCCTGGCGCGCCTCACCTCCACCATCCCCCTCGAAGGGGTGATCGAGGCGGGGAGCGCCATTCTCGAAGGCCGCATCCGTGGCCGCGTGGTGGTCACGATCGACTGA